ATTGTTTTGCGGAACTGTATAGGGGAACAAGACCATCACCAAGATCCAATCACATAGCAACTCTTTATGATGATAAAACTCTCTTTGTCTTTGGTGGAGCATCAAAATCTCGAACATTGAATGACTTGTACTCACTTGACTTTGAAACGGTGTGTAAAAATTCAGAATACGAtgccaaacatttattatttctttgtaatttttttattagcttataatggtatttttatattttaatttttcctcaGATGATATGGTCGAGAATAAAGATACGTGGTTTTCATCCATCTCCAAGAGCTGGTTGCTGTGGAATTCTTTGTGGAACAAAATGGTACATAGCAGGGGGTGGAAGTAGGAAAAAAAGTATGAATGGAACCAGCTCTTTAAAGTCATTCTAATCTTTGATGAAAATTGCATTGTAAATGAGTTCGGTCACCTGATTTTCTTACATGTTTTGAAATGGTTAAACATATTGTTGATACCGTATCATGTTTCCATATCAAAGCCAATCAGCACTATCTTCTTGATTCCTTCATATGTGTCCATGGATGTGTCTGCTTGTGCGCGTTAAGTCCTATACTATTCCggctcttcattttctttttctttaggTATTTGAATCTAACATTCATGTGTAACACATTCAAATATGAATATGGGGATAATGACCCTTCATGTTGAAGACATGCCCATTTGTATTATTGGTTTCATGTATCACCTATATTTTTGTTACGGGTTTTTAGTTTTCTACCATGGGtagtaaatattcaaaagaaaataggagagGTTGATGAACTTACATGGTCCGTAATAGAGTTTTTATGTATTAATCTTTTTATGTATTATTCTTTTTGCGttcatttttactctttttccTTATATTTACTTGCGTATTTGATTCTGAAATGTTTACAGGACACGCAGAGACTTTCATCTATGACATTCTCAAGTCTGAGTGGTCCGTGGCCATTACGCCTCTTCCATCCTCCATAACCACTAACAAGGTAAGCATAATTTTAATACCCTCATACCGCATGATGTTTTAGAGTCCAAATGATCTTGCATCACTTCCATCTTCTATCTCCGCTAACAAGGTTAACTTACTGAATTTATTGTTTTGCAAGAAGGGGTCGATTCTTTAAATGATTTGATGCCGTTGCACTGGATGATGTGAATTATATGTAATTGGAATTCTTGTATgtgttatttttgtaaaattattgcAAACTTCATGGATAGAGATTATCATCCTGTTTTCTGGTTGGTCACAGATTTGAAGTTAAGAAATTATGATAGGATTTGTTTTAAGTATCCGTGTGCAACACATATCCGGACATAGGAATGAGGATTTGACCCTCCAAGTACATGCAGTGTTTAGAAGAAATTTAATCTGACAATCCTAAGTCCGAGTTATTTAGCTAGAAAGCATCCCTTAATAAATGACGCTTCTCCCCAGTGATACGAAATGGGACCgtataattctaaaattatttgttcTTGCAGGGATTTAGCCTAGTACTCGTGCAGCACAAGGATAAGGATTTTCTTGTTGCATTCGGCGGATGCAAAAAGGAGCCATCAAATCAGGTTTGAAgttcaatttttaatgtttaggcTGATTAGAACTTGTTCAGATTGTAATTACTTTATCTGTTGCACAGGTTGAAGTATTGATCATTGAGAAGAACGAATCATCCATGGGGCGTCGATCTACTCTCAGTAAATCTGTGGGACAAATGCAGTTTGCGAAACGTTCATCATCTGCGGGGCCGGCTAGCCAAACAATTAATGGTTCTTCCCAAAGTTCTGTTGCTTCTGCTGCAAAACAAAATTTAGCCTCTGTAATCGAACACGGTTCAGGTAGGAAATCGTTGTCAGAATTGACTTTTATGGATCAAAATCATCCTTCTGAAAATGTCTCGCTACGAAAGCAATTTCGTATTGAGGAAGAACACAACACAACTGTTAGAATAACAAAGAATTCAGACGATTCGAGTTCTATTCTGCAGGTAATCATAAAAGCTTCATTCAATTAGTAATCGCACCTAAGATGATTAACACCCGTTGAAATATTCCtttaatataacatatttcTGTTGTTCTAGGCAACAGAAGAGAAAACGAATCAGTCTGAAACCGGAGTTAGGATTAGTGCTCCTGGCACGAAAATCAGTTCAGAGTTTGGAACTGAATGTTTAAATCCGCTGGTTGAAGGGATCGCAAATGATCCCATAGGTAACGATAATTTTGTGTTTCCAGAAGCAGATGATAGATCAGGAGCCCTGTCGGCTCCTACAAGCATATATCAATTTTACGACACAAGAATGGCTTCCCTAAGTAGAAAAAACGGAATTTTAGAAGTACAATTGGCAACCGCATTTGCAAGCCGAGACACAGCAGAGAGAACTTTAGCTTCAGCTCTCAAGAGCAAAGAggaaatggagaaaaaattTGCCGACGCGATGAAGGAGATGGAACTGCTAAAAGAGAAACTAGCAGGTATAGAACTTGCACATGAAGAAGCCAACAACTTATCTAACATAGTCCACTCGGACAATGTAAGACTTGAACACGATGTGGCTTTCCTTAAGGCTGTTCTTGACGATACTCAAAAGGTATTGATTTTTTCATCCAATGCCTAATTCATCATGGAAACTTGCGCTTTTAGATTGTATTTCAATGAATGCCTGATTTGAGTTTTATTCTAGGAGCTTCACTCAACGAGAGGAGTCCTTGCAGGAGAGAGGGCCAGAGCATTCCAGTTACAGGTTTGGCTTTGAACCTAACTTTTATCATGTGCATGTGGAACCTGAGGTTACCTCGTGCAAGAATCGGATTCGAGTTTATTCCAAATGTTCACATTAGAACCGATTGAATAGTTTTCAGTATATGCTACAATTAACCTAATATTATATTGGAATATAGGTTGAAGTTTTCCATCTCAAACAAAGGTTGCAATCAATGGAGAACCGAGCACCCACTCCAAGGAAACCATTCAATGTATAGTATCTCAGATCAGATCTTACCCATTATGGTCATTCATGTATCTATTTGCCATACGCGATCCCTGGTACACGAAAAACTGTTGAACCTGGCCAGCGTTGAGCCTTTGTCTGCAGAACTAAGCATGAGATTTGTATTCGGTAGTCTACCTCATTTCCATGTAAATATAAACAATTCAGTCGCATGTTTCCTCGGATGTGATCTCCTGTTTCTAGTTCAAAGACAACGGGCCAACGTACAGCAAGGTTGCAGTAAGAGTTGGAACGTTGGTGCTGCTGAGGAGTTTTAGCCTGTTTCTTTGTCTCTCAATTCAATGCAAAACTTGTGTTCAATTGCCTTGAAACTTATTCTGTATATTTATTGCAAGATCTCATTTTGTACGTCTTATTCTTGCCAATGTGCAAAGAATTCGAATCCATCATTTTCATTCAGTTTTACATTCTCAGCTTTTGTTGCGTCTTTGTTCAAAGGTACATTTGTTCAAtggtaaaggttttttttttttttttgtaaacagGCTCAACTAAATTCATAACTTAAAGAAATCTATTTGTATTAGAATTAAATCCTTACGTTAAAATGTTTTctgcaatatttttttatttttgaaaaacaatttGGTCGATATAGgtttataaaagaaattcaaatatagagcttcaaattaatttatattaagcttaatattatcatattttaattttaatattgaaatgtcgatatcaaatattataaattctaatattttaagcatgcatgtttaattgcttatatttaataatataataaattattaatataattaatataattttattctaataaattatttaatattacaattttgttttaataaaaattctaacaccaataataattttaagttttaaatagtttttaaatattttattaaaatatttatattaatattttaataataaatatatattgtaatttataaatatataacaataatttttataatataaaatatgaatattttaataatataaatataggtattttttaaattatgcttaaGTTTATTTATACCTTCCAGCTCCATATATCACTATATAGTATATACTCATATAAacttcaaattaaatattaattaggcactatttattattaagtttatataatatgttaattattataaaatatgattttattataaacaaatttctGTTGCAAAAGGAaatacttatataatattttgtaacaaatataataatgtaatgttttgtttgttttatacttctaaaaaaattcaataaaattgccaaacaacaaaatatattttaggtaaaattatttgaacacctgaaaatattaacttttcataaaatcaattatttttcaaattccatttttaaatgaattaattttaggtatgtattttactataatatgtttttcattcataaattattttaaaaatcaatatttactagattatgaaaaatttagatTACAAATATGcttataaaataatgtaaaaaataaatgaaattttaattaaaatagtaaattagaaaattaaaatcgttcaaatttcatcatatatatttttcgaaattttatgcaaaactataaaatattctcataatactaattttatacaaaatgaCAGAAAAACTCTCATGTTTGTTATTTTATAGAAAAGTAAggattttcaataatttttcaattcaatcatagatatttatttgtttgacaAAACGATTTTCAATAGTTAAatgtatattaaaaaacaatattctTGATCggttaatataattatatcatttaatttaacagaaattcaaaattagacGGAAACTCCTGTCTTAACTACAAGTATATTTCCATGCAAAATTGCACCAGTGAATAATCAGTTTCAAATATACAATGTCAACTATCAAACAATGGTTTCAAACTTTTAACTTCAAATTTCCACTGCATGTTGATTTCTGGCATCCTCGTTATAA
This genomic window from Gossypium raimondii isolate GPD5lz chromosome 10, ASM2569854v1, whole genome shotgun sequence contains:
- the LOC105777308 gene encoding acyl-CoA-binding domain-containing protein 6 isoform X2: MFSFSRRRMKLGRVKKVQLSESANGIKSPMRPPKQSNNPNVESAMLAVNHSDELESHCPPAPVINSSGNSENWMVLSVAGETPEPRFNHAATVVGNKMIVVGGESANGLLDDVQVLNFDTFSWTMASSKLYLSPSNLPLKIPSCKGHSLVSWGKKALLVGGRTDPANDKVSVWSFDTETECWSVMEAKGEIPVARSGHTVVRASSVLILFGGEDAKKKKLNDLHMFDLKSLTWLTLQCTGTRPSPRSNHIATLYDDKTLFVFGGASKSRTLNDLYSLDFETMIWSRIKIRGFHPSPRAGCCGILCGTKWYIAGGGSRKKRHAETFIYDILKSEWSVAITPLPSSITTNKGFSLVLVQHKDKDFLVAFGGCKKEPSNQVEVLIIEKNESSMGRRSTLSKSVGQMQFAKRSSSAGPASQTINGSSQSSVASAAKQNLASVIEHGSEADDRSGALSAPTSIYQFYDTRMASLSRKNGILEVQLATAFASRDTAERTLASALKSKEEMEKKFADAMKEMELLKEKLAGIELAHEEANNLSNIVHSDNVRLEHDVAFLKAVLDDTQKELHSTRGVLAGERARAFQLQVEVFHLKQRLQSMENRAPTPRKPFNV
- the LOC105777308 gene encoding acyl-CoA-binding domain-containing protein 6 isoform X1 is translated as MFSFSRRRMKLGRVKKVQLSESANGIKSPMRPPKQSNNPNVESAMLAVNHSDELESHCPPAPVINSSGNSENWMVLSVAGETPEPRFNHAATVVGNKMIVVGGESANGLLDDVQVLNFDTFSWTMASSKLYLSPSNLPLKIPSCKGHSLVSWGKKALLVGGRTDPANDKVSVWSFDTETECWSVMEAKGEIPVARSGHTVVRASSVLILFGGEDAKKKKLNDLHMFDLKSLTWLTLQCTGTRPSPRSNHIATLYDDKTLFVFGGASKSRTLNDLYSLDFETMIWSRIKIRGFHPSPRAGCCGILCGTKWYIAGGGSRKKRHAETFIYDILKSEWSVAITPLPSSITTNKGFSLVLVQHKDKDFLVAFGGCKKEPSNQVEVLIIEKNESSMGRRSTLSKSVGQMQFAKRSSSAGPASQTINGSSQSSVASAAKQNLASVIEHGSGRKSLSELTFMDQNHPSENVSLRKQFRIEEEHNTTVRITKNSDDSSSILQATEEKTNQSETGVRISAPGTKISSEFGTECLNPLVEGIANDPIGNDNFVFPEADDRSGALSAPTSIYQFYDTRMASLSRKNGILEVQLATAFASRDTAERTLASALKSKEEMEKKFADAMKEMELLKEKLAGIELAHEEANNLSNIVHSDNVRLEHDVAFLKAVLDDTQKELHSTRGVLAGERARAFQLQVEVFHLKQRLQSMENRAPTPRKPFNV